A window of Rhododendron vialii isolate Sample 1 chromosome 13a, ASM3025357v1 contains these coding sequences:
- the LOC131315265 gene encoding uncharacterized protein LOC131315265, translating into MIQLLFALIFAEMALIVIFVFKTPLRKLVIMGLDRLKRGRGPIVVKTVAGTLFVVMMSSVYNLMSIHRRWIEDGDLNPTDQVLASQHMLEASLMGFSLFLALMIDRLHHYIRELRIRRKTMEAVKKQNQIFEDGKSGGAKEVKILEEEMTRLRAKVTQLESELEAKTKEARNAEANAVALKKQSEGFLLEYDRLLEDNQNLRNQLQSVDRRVSRSDSKKFM; encoded by the exons ATGATTCAGCTCCTGTTCGCTCTAATATTCGCCGAGATGGCCCTGATTGTGATCTTCGTGTTCAAGACCCCACTGAGGAAGCTTGTCATCATGGGCTTGGACCGGCTGAAACGCGGCCGCGGCCCCATCGTCGTCAAGACCGTCGCGGGCACCCTTTTTGTGGTGATGATGTCGAGCGTGTACAATCTCATGTCGATCCACAGGCGTTGGATCGAGGATGGGGATCTTAATCCCACGGATCAGGTTCTCGCTTCCCAGCACATGCTCGAAGCTTCTCTTATGG GATTTTCACTATTCCTTGCACTGATGATAGACAGACTACACCACTATATCAGAGAACTCCGCATACGAAGGAAGACCATGGAGGCTGTAAAGAAACAAAACCAGATTTTCGAGGATGGGAAAAGTGGAGGGGCAAAGGAAGTCAAAATCTTGGAAGAAGAAATGACCAGATTAAGGGCAAAGGTTACGCAGCTGGAATCAGAACTTGAGGCAAAGACAAAAGAGGCTCGCAATGCAGAAGCCAATGCGGTTGCCCTGAAAAAGCAATCGGAAGGATTTCTACTTGAATATGACCGTTTGCTTGAGGATAACCAAAACCTTCGGAACCAGTTGCAATCAGTAGACAGGAGAGTATCTCGTTCAGATAGCAAGAAGTTCATGTGA
- the LOC131315266 gene encoding probable F-box protein At4g22030 codes for MASIRASNVVPSSFPSSSSRCRREIMTVRATINMPKLRNGSTLSHPKLTTIGLVEELQLRNGYKNTTTTQFEKLSPSPKASDPMAIEKLYAMMEAVADRVEMHKNIGEQRNNWNNLLLTSINSITLTASLMTGVAAMGAGGAPLVALKLSSTLLYLAATGMLLVVNKIQPSQLAEEQRNAVRLFKQLYEEIRTTVSIGAPNLNDVKEATAKVLALDRAYPLPLLGVMLEKFPKTVEPAVWWAPLQNRKAKGLGGRKNGNGWNGELEGEMRELVTVLNRKDKEDYLGLGKKILKLNKILAISGPLLTGLAAFGSAFAGHGPWAVVLGVVAGALSTVVNAVEHGGQVGMVFEMYRSNAGFFELMQESIESNLKEREVERRENGELFEMKVALQLGRSLSELRDLTASSSIKGEANHEFASKLF; via the coding sequence ATGGCTAGCATTCGAGCATCAAATGTGGTCCCTTCATCATTTCCCTCATCTTCTTCGCGTTGCCGGCGAGAAATCATGACCGTTAGAGCTACTATTAACATGCCGAAGCTTCGAAATGGTAGTACCCTCTCTCATCCCAAGCTAACCACCATAGGTTTGGTGGAGGAGTTGCAATTGAGGAATGGTTACAAAAACACAACCACCACCCAATTCGAAAAGCTTTCTCCCTCTCCTAAGGCGTCCGATCCCATGGCGATAGAGAAGCTATACGCCATGATGGAGGCTGTTGCCGATAGAGTGGAGATGCATAAGAATATAGGAGAGCAGAGAAACAACTGGAATAACCTACTTTTAACCTCCATCAACTCAATCACTCTAACAGCGTCACTAATGACCGGAGTTGCAGCTATGGGGGCAGGCGGGGCTCCTCTTGTGGCTCTTAAGCTCTCTTCTACTCTGTTGTATTTGGCGGCTACGGGAATGTTGTTGGTCGTGAACAAGATTCAACCGTCGCAACTTGCAGAGGAGCAGAGAAACGCTGTGAGGTTGTTTAAGCAGCTTTACGAAGAGATTCGCACGACTGTTAGCATCGGTGCTCCAAATTTGAATGACGTAAAAGAGGCGACGGCCAAAGTTCTAGCACTTGACAGGGCATACCCGCTTCCTCTGCTGGGTGTGATGCTCGAGAAATTTCCAAAAACCGTGGAGCCCGCTGTCTGGTGGGCCCCACTACAGAATCGGAAGGCAAAAGGTCTCGGTGGGAGAAAAAATGGGAACGGTTGGAATGGCGAGCTAGAGGGGGAAATGAGAGAGTTAGTTACGGTTTTGAACAGGAAAGATAAGGAAGATTACTTGGGGTTGGGTAAGAAAATCTTGAAACTGAACAAAATCTTAGCCATTTCTGGCCCTTTGTTGACCGGACTTGCTGCTTTCGGCTCTGCTTTTGCGGGCCATGGACCGTGGGCTGTGGTTCTTGGGGTCGTTGCCGGGGCATTGTCGACCGTCGTGAACGCAGTCGAGCACGGTGGACAAGTTGGGATGGTGTTTGAGATGTACAGGAGCAATGCCGGTTTCTTTGAGCTCATGCAAGAGTCCATAGAATCAAATTTGaaggagagagaagtggagaggagagagaatggggagTTGTTTGAAATGAAAGTGGCTTTGCAGCTGGGAAGGAGCCTATCTGAACTAAGGGATCTAACAGCTTCTTCTTCCATAAAAGGGGAGGCAAACCATGAGTTTGCAAGCaaacttttctaa